A single genomic interval of Nonomuraea rubra harbors:
- a CDS encoding SLC13 family permease → MWRRLGVLDWIRVGLLVLGLVFVAAGLLPWADAVTSLGEIGPLLVFLVAIIVLAELTKEAQVFDAIAARMAVLGRGNYAALFFLCVAFASFVTIFLNLDTTAVLLTPVMLALAPRARIAALPLAMTTIWLANTASLLLPVSNLTNLLGMRKIGLDATEFAARMWAPQAAAIAVTMVFLWVFYWRRGERRDLRYTPPVLEPVADRVLFGAASAACLLFIVLLLLETHVAIAATAAAATVLAAFVLRARERLTWSLIPWQLVIFVTGLFLVVPTLSIHGLSALMTWMIGTEGDPYRTAAVGAGLSNLINNLPAYKAVEIVIPAADQDRLLALLAGTNVGPVITPWASLATLLWFESCRRHDVRVPMRRFLLTGAGLAVAGLLATVWALVEFG, encoded by the coding sequence GTGTGGCGGCGTCTTGGCGTGCTCGACTGGATCAGGGTCGGGCTGCTGGTCCTCGGTCTGGTCTTCGTGGCGGCCGGCCTGCTGCCCTGGGCCGACGCGGTCACCAGCCTGGGTGAGATCGGCCCGTTGCTGGTCTTCCTGGTGGCGATCATCGTGCTGGCCGAGCTCACCAAGGAGGCGCAGGTTTTCGACGCCATCGCGGCCAGGATGGCGGTCCTCGGGCGCGGCAATTACGCCGCCCTGTTCTTTCTTTGTGTCGCTTTTGCGTCATTTGTTACGATATTTCTGAACTTGGACACGACGGCAGTGCTGCTCACCCCCGTCATGCTCGCCCTGGCGCCACGGGCCCGCATCGCCGCCCTCCCCCTGGCCATGACCACGATCTGGCTGGCCAACACCGCCAGCCTGCTGCTGCCGGTCTCCAACCTCACGAACCTGCTCGGCATGCGGAAGATCGGCCTGGACGCCACCGAGTTCGCCGCCCGCATGTGGGCGCCGCAGGCCGCCGCGATCGCGGTGACGATGGTGTTCCTGTGGGTGTTCTACTGGCGGCGCGGTGAGCGGCGCGACCTGCGCTACACCCCGCCGGTGCTGGAGCCGGTGGCCGACCGCGTGCTGTTCGGCGCCGCGTCGGCGGCGTGCCTGCTGTTCATCGTCCTGCTGCTGCTGGAGACGCACGTGGCGATCGCCGCCACGGCGGCCGCCGCGACCGTGCTGGCCGCGTTCGTGCTGCGCGCCCGCGAGCGCCTGACGTGGAGCCTGATCCCCTGGCAGCTCGTCATCTTCGTGACCGGCCTGTTCCTGGTCGTGCCCACGCTCAGCATCCACGGCCTGTCCGCGCTGATGACCTGGATGATCGGTACGGAGGGCGACCCCTACCGCACCGCCGCGGTGGGCGCCGGGCTGTCCAACCTGATCAACAACCTGCCCGCCTACAAGGCCGTCGAGATCGTCATCCCCGCCGCCGACCAGGACCGCCTGCTGGCCCTGCTGGCCGGCACCAACGTCGGCCCCGTGATCACCCCGTGGGCCTCGCTGGCCACGCTGCTGTGGTTCGAGTCGTGCCGCCGCCACGACGTCCGGGTCCCGATGCGCCGCTTCCTGCTCACCGGGGCCGGCCTGGCCGTCGCCGGGCTGCTGGCCACGGTGTGGGCGCTGGTGGAGTTCGGCTGA
- a CDS encoding TIR domain-containing protein, whose protein sequence is MARDGRPTDIFVSYSPADTAWATWIAWELEAAGYRTMIQAWDFVPGTNFIDFMDRGVSEAKLVVAVLSRNYLGSRYGRLEWQAALRADPDNPSNKLVTIRLEDVPLEGLLSTITWVDLLGVTDPGQARALLLGRVGEALAGRAKPEAAPAFPDGSVVPPSPPATLPSLPPPAERARARRAPVTPPTFPPVAGESRGRDSIGVLHIGGPRFGRALPDPGEPFTPEDMQARIWADLTALYDRGMPRPDLMVVSGDLTESGSLGQYAQATRFVTDLRLLLGLEPHRLVLLPGPRDVTKAAASAYFMTCEADDVSPQPPYWPKWRHFATLFGELYQGLDDRVFDGGQPWTLFEVPDLKVVVAGLNSTMAMSHLERDAYAMLGEAQAAWFAERLRPYEERGWLRLGAMGHPPEELTDAPAFERLLGHRLNLLFHGGTGQAAEGRIGAPRSGRHHLVEIGPDGLRTWVPDQERPEPVRVRWRAAQATFTGESPPEQPPAAKPEERVPSPVELLLDRVTEVCEARHERAKIRRFDTHLVVTQAEDGFVRQTMIGAHVGALDEEAVAGFVRQAHAGGLAAELVYQGPPAPRSLREDLMRMGVRLRSFTEFQGLLDLSGYVAEQTARLTSDRRYPPALYVPQRYRELDRPGSQIRHGLTDELMRLLAADHGRFLLLLGDFGHGKTFALRELARRIPAELPHLTPILIELRALDKAHSVDALVAAHLAGHGEEVIDLKAFRYLLRQGRIVLLFDGFDELVTRLTYDRAADHLATLLAAADDKAKIVVASRTQHFKSHSQVLTSLGEMVGVLPQRRVLGVEDFTPDQIRSYLANRFGGGEEAGARMSLMGEIQDLLALAQNPRMLSFIADLDADRLRTVAEARHTISPALLYEEILTSWLAFEERRARVPGSPAGLSLEELWQVVTALAVRLWESGEALLALDELTEIGETLTGLADGRLTAAHAAFRMGSGSLLVRTDEGMFGFIHASVMEWLVARRIATTLDHPVLLARRPLSALTVEFLCDLGDVRALRAWVNDPPADDVARANAVKIAARLRTPAHADLRGASLKGEDLSARDLREVDLTGADLSEATLAGTNLSRATLRDARLIGARLDGAQLTGADLRGADLSGARLAQVDLSDADVEGARWHRASLIDVTGTLPRLPGAAVVPGQPVEVQFAPAAIGVPYGYHFQTSRLPEPIDYSPDGATIAVGNEDGGVLLCAGGAPVRTLQGHRGRVYAVRFAGDLLATGAADGYVLLWDALSGELLRRLEGHPGGVWPLRLSPSGDLVAAGGGDGVVRVWETATGRLAHELAGHRAPVYTASFGGAALVTGDSAGVVRVWDLGTGQVKETLGEHRGSVYRAVHGPGGRLLATGDEAGTVRLWDTRTWRLVHELAGHLGSVYCVAFSPDGSLLASGDTAGGVRVWETSGEARGVHTTHAAAVYQVAFGPDGQTLASGDANGVVRVQRLGAGQRVELTGHRSSVWPFAFSPDGGQLATSSNDGTVRLWDPETGQCQRVLRGHGRRISSVRFSADGTMLATSGNDGVVRLWEPRTGRRLREFTGTADRLISASFSPAGPVLATSSNDGGVHFWNAATGDYERELNAETDHVWAEAFSPDGSLLATANDDDSVRIWYRPTGRLAGELLGHRGRVRSIAFSPDGAYVATGCDDHAVRVWEAGTGLRTAKLEGHSDRVYSVAFSPDGRFLASAGNDGRALVWERPSGRLVHTLDGHEGRLWSLAFDASGERLATGGDDTLVRVWETATGRLLHTLGGHARRIWSVAFSPAEDLLASAGDDGLVILWAGGERRATLLGLPEGWAALAPDGRYKVHGEPGGQFWHVVGMSRFELGELDPYLPGVRQVPLDSPF, encoded by the coding sequence ATGGCACGTGACGGCAGGCCGACCGACATCTTCGTCAGCTACTCCCCGGCCGACACAGCCTGGGCGACCTGGATCGCCTGGGAGCTGGAGGCGGCGGGCTACCGCACCATGATCCAGGCCTGGGACTTCGTGCCCGGCACCAACTTCATCGACTTCATGGACCGCGGCGTCAGCGAGGCGAAACTCGTCGTGGCCGTGCTCTCCCGCAACTACCTGGGCTCGCGCTACGGCCGCTTGGAGTGGCAGGCGGCGCTGCGGGCCGACCCCGACAACCCCTCCAACAAGCTCGTCACGATCAGGCTGGAGGACGTGCCCCTGGAGGGGCTGCTGTCCACCATCACCTGGGTCGACCTGCTGGGCGTCACCGATCCCGGCCAGGCCAGGGCGCTGCTGCTCGGCCGGGTCGGGGAGGCGCTGGCGGGCCGGGCCAAGCCCGAGGCCGCGCCCGCCTTCCCCGACGGCTCCGTCGTGCCACCGTCGCCGCCCGCGACCCTGCCCAGCCTGCCGCCGCCCGCCGAGCGGGCCAGGGCCAGGCGCGCCCCGGTCACGCCGCCCACGTTCCCCCCGGTGGCCGGCGAGAGCCGGGGCCGCGACTCGATCGGCGTGCTGCACATCGGCGGTCCCCGCTTCGGGCGCGCGCTGCCCGACCCCGGCGAGCCGTTCACGCCCGAGGACATGCAGGCCCGCATCTGGGCCGACCTGACCGCCCTGTACGACCGCGGCATGCCCCGCCCCGACCTCATGGTCGTCAGCGGCGACCTGACCGAGTCGGGCAGCCTGGGGCAGTACGCCCAGGCGACCCGGTTCGTGACCGACCTGCGGCTGCTGCTCGGCCTGGAGCCGCACCGGCTGGTGCTGCTGCCGGGGCCGCGCGACGTCACCAAGGCCGCCGCCAGCGCGTACTTCATGACCTGCGAGGCCGACGACGTGAGCCCGCAGCCGCCGTACTGGCCCAAGTGGCGCCACTTCGCCACCCTGTTCGGCGAGCTGTACCAGGGGCTGGACGACCGGGTGTTCGACGGCGGGCAGCCGTGGACGCTGTTCGAGGTACCCGATCTGAAGGTGGTCGTGGCAGGGCTGAACTCGACGATGGCGATGAGCCATCTGGAGCGCGACGCGTACGCGATGCTCGGGGAGGCGCAGGCGGCCTGGTTCGCCGAGCGGCTGCGGCCGTACGAGGAGCGCGGGTGGCTGCGCCTGGGCGCGATGGGGCACCCGCCGGAGGAGCTGACGGACGCGCCGGCGTTCGAGCGGCTGCTGGGGCACCGGCTCAACCTGCTCTTCCACGGCGGCACCGGGCAGGCGGCCGAGGGGCGCATCGGCGCGCCGCGCTCGGGGCGGCACCACCTCGTGGAGATCGGCCCCGACGGGCTGCGCACGTGGGTGCCCGACCAGGAGCGTCCCGAGCCGGTGCGCGTACGCTGGCGGGCCGCGCAGGCGACGTTCACCGGCGAGAGCCCGCCCGAGCAGCCGCCCGCCGCCAAGCCGGAGGAGCGCGTGCCGAGCCCCGTGGAGCTGCTGCTCGACCGGGTCACCGAGGTCTGCGAGGCCAGGCACGAGCGCGCCAAGATCCGCAGGTTCGACACGCATCTGGTGGTCACCCAGGCCGAGGACGGCTTCGTCCGCCAGACCATGATCGGCGCGCACGTGGGCGCGCTGGACGAGGAGGCGGTGGCCGGGTTCGTGCGGCAGGCGCACGCCGGCGGGCTGGCCGCCGAGCTGGTCTACCAGGGGCCGCCGGCGCCGCGCTCGCTGCGCGAGGACCTGATGCGGATGGGCGTGCGGCTGCGCAGCTTCACCGAGTTCCAGGGGCTGCTCGACCTGAGCGGCTACGTCGCCGAGCAGACCGCCAGGCTGACCTCCGACCGGCGTTACCCGCCCGCCCTGTACGTCCCGCAGCGCTACCGCGAGCTCGACCGCCCCGGCAGCCAGATCAGGCACGGCCTGACCGACGAGCTGATGCGGCTGCTGGCCGCCGACCACGGCCGGTTCCTGCTGCTGCTGGGCGACTTCGGCCACGGCAAGACGTTCGCGCTGCGCGAGCTGGCCCGGCGCATCCCGGCCGAGCTGCCGCACCTGACGCCGATCCTCATCGAGCTGCGCGCCCTGGACAAGGCGCACTCCGTGGACGCGCTGGTGGCGGCGCACCTGGCGGGCCACGGCGAGGAGGTCATCGACCTGAAGGCGTTCCGCTACCTGCTGCGGCAGGGGCGGATCGTGCTGCTGTTCGACGGGTTCGACGAGCTGGTGACCCGGCTGACCTACGACCGGGCGGCCGACCACCTGGCCACGCTGCTGGCGGCGGCCGACGACAAGGCGAAGATCGTGGTGGCCAGCCGTACCCAGCACTTCAAGTCGCACAGCCAGGTGCTCACCTCGCTCGGCGAGATGGTCGGGGTGCTGCCGCAGCGGCGGGTCCTCGGCGTCGAGGACTTCACGCCCGACCAGATCCGCTCCTACCTGGCCAACCGGTTCGGCGGCGGCGAGGAGGCCGGCGCCCGCATGTCGCTGATGGGGGAGATCCAGGACCTGCTGGCGCTGGCCCAGAACCCGCGCATGCTCAGCTTCATCGCCGACCTCGACGCCGACCGCCTGCGTACGGTCGCCGAGGCCCGCCACACCATCAGCCCCGCCCTGCTGTACGAGGAGATCCTCACCTCGTGGCTGGCCTTCGAGGAGCGGCGGGCCAGGGTCCCCGGCTCCCCCGCGGGCCTGAGCCTCGAGGAGCTGTGGCAGGTGGTGACGGCGCTGGCGGTGCGGCTGTGGGAGTCCGGCGAGGCGCTGCTGGCCCTGGACGAGCTGACCGAGATCGGCGAGACGCTGACCGGCCTGGCCGACGGCCGGCTCACCGCCGCGCACGCCGCCTTCCGCATGGGCTCGGGCAGCCTGCTGGTGCGTACCGACGAGGGCATGTTCGGGTTCATCCACGCCTCGGTCATGGAGTGGCTGGTCGCCCGGCGCATCGCCACGACGCTGGACCACCCGGTGCTGCTGGCGCGCCGGCCGCTGTCGGCGCTGACCGTGGAGTTCCTGTGCGACCTGGGCGACGTGCGGGCCTTGCGGGCGTGGGTCAACGACCCGCCCGCCGACGACGTGGCCAGGGCGAACGCGGTCAAGATCGCCGCCAGGCTGCGCACCCCCGCCCACGCCGACCTGCGCGGCGCCAGCCTGAAGGGCGAGGACCTGTCGGCGAGGGACCTGCGCGAGGTCGACCTCACCGGCGCCGACCTGTCGGAGGCCACGCTGGCCGGCACGAACCTGTCCAGGGCCACGCTGCGCGACGCCAGGCTGATCGGCGCGCGGCTCGACGGCGCCCAGCTCACCGGGGCAGACCTGCGCGGCGCCGACCTGTCGGGAGCACGGCTGGCGCAGGTGGACCTGAGCGACGCCGACGTCGAGGGCGCCCGCTGGCACCGGGCCTCGCTGATCGACGTGACCGGCACGCTGCCGCGCCTGCCCGGCGCCGCCGTGGTGCCGGGGCAGCCGGTCGAGGTGCAGTTCGCGCCGGCCGCCATCGGCGTCCCGTACGGCTACCACTTCCAGACCAGCCGCCTGCCCGAGCCGATCGACTACAGCCCCGACGGGGCCACGATCGCGGTCGGCAACGAGGACGGCGGCGTGCTGCTGTGCGCCGGCGGCGCTCCGGTGCGCACGCTCCAGGGCCACCGGGGCCGCGTGTACGCGGTGCGGTTCGCCGGCGACCTGCTGGCCACGGGCGCCGCCGACGGTTACGTGCTGCTGTGGGACGCGCTCAGCGGCGAGCTGCTGCGCAGGCTGGAAGGCCACCCCGGTGGCGTCTGGCCGCTGCGGCTGAGCCCGTCAGGCGACCTGGTGGCGGCGGGCGGCGGCGACGGCGTCGTCCGCGTGTGGGAGACGGCCACCGGGCGGCTCGCGCACGAGCTGGCCGGGCACCGGGCGCCCGTCTACACCGCGTCGTTCGGCGGCGCCGCGCTGGTGACCGGCGACTCCGCGGGCGTGGTGCGCGTCTGGGACCTCGGCACCGGGCAGGTGAAGGAGACGCTCGGCGAGCACCGCGGCAGCGTCTACCGCGCCGTGCACGGCCCCGGCGGGCGCCTGCTGGCCACCGGCGACGAGGCCGGCACGGTCAGGCTGTGGGACACCCGCACCTGGCGGCTCGTCCACGAGCTGGCCGGGCACCTGGGCAGCGTCTACTGCGTGGCGTTCTCGCCCGACGGCTCGCTGCTGGCCTCCGGAGACACGGCGGGCGGCGTACGCGTGTGGGAGACCTCGGGCGAGGCCCGCGGCGTGCACACCACGCACGCCGCGGCCGTCTACCAGGTTGCGTTCGGCCCCGACGGGCAGACCCTGGCCAGCGGCGACGCCAACGGCGTGGTGCGGGTGCAGCGGCTCGGCGCGGGCCAGCGGGTGGAGCTGACGGGGCACCGCAGCTCGGTCTGGCCGTTCGCGTTCAGCCCCGACGGCGGGCAGCTCGCCACCAGCAGCAACGACGGCACCGTGCGCCTGTGGGACCCGGAGACCGGCCAGTGCCAGCGGGTGCTGCGCGGCCACGGGCGGCGCATCTCCTCCGTCCGCTTCAGCGCCGACGGCACGATGCTGGCGACCAGCGGCAACGACGGCGTCGTACGGCTGTGGGAGCCGCGCACCGGGCGGCGGCTGCGCGAGTTCACCGGCACGGCCGACCGGCTGATCTCGGCCTCGTTCTCCCCCGCCGGGCCGGTGCTGGCCACCTCCAGCAACGACGGCGGCGTGCACTTCTGGAACGCCGCCACCGGCGACTACGAGCGCGAGCTGAACGCCGAGACCGACCACGTGTGGGCCGAGGCGTTCAGCCCCGACGGGAGCCTGCTGGCCACCGCCAACGACGACGACAGCGTGCGGATCTGGTACCGGCCGACGGGGCGGCTGGCGGGCGAGCTGCTGGGCCACCGGGGCCGGGTGCGCTCGATCGCGTTCAGCCCCGACGGCGCGTACGTGGCCACCGGCTGCGACGACCACGCGGTCCGCGTGTGGGAGGCGGGCACCGGCCTCCGGACGGCCAAGCTGGAAGGGCACAGCGACCGGGTCTACTCCGTCGCGTTCTCTCCCGACGGCCGCTTCCTGGCCAGTGCCGGCAACGACGGCAGGGCCCTGGTGTGGGAGCGGCCGTCCGGCCGCCTCGTGCACACGCTCGACGGGCACGAGGGGCGGCTGTGGAGCCTGGCGTTCGACGCCTCGGGCGAGCGCCTGGCGACCGGCGGCGACGACACGCTGGTACGCGTGTGGGAGACCGCCACCGGCCGCCTGCTGCACACGCTGGGCGGGCACGCCCGCAGGATCTGGTCGGTGGCCTTCAGCCCCGCCGAGGACCTCCTGGCCAGTGCCGGCGACGACGGCCTGGTGATCCTCTGGGCGGGCGGCGAGCGGCGGGCGACCCTGCTCGGGCTGCCCGAGGGGTGGGCGGCGCTGGCGCCCGACGGGCGGTACAAGGTGCACGGCGAGCCCGGCGGGCAGTTCTGGCACGTGGTGGGCATGTCGCGGTTCGAGCTGGGCGAGCTGGATCCGTACCTGCCGGGGGTGCGGCAGGTACCGCTCGACTCGCCCTTCTAG
- a CDS encoding glycoside hydrolase family 43 protein, with product MPRPWRAALAALTVAMTVLVPAGEASAAQSFRNPVNPSADPSLLHHNGSYYVATTRGDRIGIWRSPSLATLLAAPEQVVWRDSDNSRNKQMWAPAFRHVGSRWYLYYTASDGVDANHRMYVLESAGDDPMGPYSFKARIADFGEYAIDGEPITHNGQQYFVWSGPGRGLGGPAQLYIARMSNPWTVTGGRVAIPADGGCTEVREGPTPLYRNGRTFLTYSTCDTGKPDYQLWMKSIANGADPMVAANWRQHPGPVFSRNDATGVWGPGHHSFFRSPDGAEDWIAYHGKNTSTYTYDFRTTRVQKFTWNADGTPNFGRPLAAGATQQLPSGDPGAATSVINDFDAQVTYAGTWQSGSGCGNQCFWSNDHWSGQAGATATVTFTGSRVALLSVRDRGNGIAAISIDGGPEQRVDYYSAIRVGEQLNYLSPVLPRGQHTLRVRVTGERNPASGSTVISMDRIEVF from the coding sequence ATGCCGCGTCCCTGGCGTGCCGCCCTCGCCGCTCTGACCGTCGCCATGACCGTGCTCGTCCCGGCCGGGGAAGCGAGTGCGGCGCAGTCGTTCCGCAACCCGGTGAACCCCTCCGCCGACCCCAGCCTGCTCCACCACAACGGCAGCTACTACGTGGCCACCACGCGCGGCGACCGGATCGGCATCTGGCGCTCGCCCAGCCTCGCCACCCTGCTGGCGGCCCCCGAGCAGGTGGTCTGGCGCGACAGCGACAACAGCCGCAACAAGCAGATGTGGGCGCCCGCCTTCCGCCACGTCGGCTCGCGCTGGTACCTCTACTACACGGCGTCCGACGGCGTGGACGCCAACCACCGCATGTACGTCCTGGAGTCGGCGGGCGACGACCCGATGGGCCCGTACTCGTTCAAGGCCAGGATCGCCGACTTCGGCGAGTACGCCATCGACGGCGAGCCGATCACCCACAACGGGCAGCAGTACTTCGTCTGGAGCGGCCCGGGCCGCGGCCTGGGCGGCCCCGCCCAGCTCTACATCGCCAGGATGAGCAACCCGTGGACCGTCACCGGCGGCCGCGTCGCCATCCCGGCGGACGGCGGGTGCACCGAGGTGCGCGAGGGCCCCACCCCGCTCTACCGCAACGGCAGGACGTTCCTGACCTACTCCACCTGCGACACCGGCAAGCCGGACTACCAGCTCTGGATGAAGAGCATCGCGAACGGCGCCGACCCGATGGTGGCGGCGAACTGGAGGCAGCACCCGGGCCCGGTGTTCTCCCGCAACGACGCGACGGGCGTGTGGGGCCCCGGGCACCACTCGTTCTTCCGCTCGCCCGACGGCGCCGAGGACTGGATCGCCTACCACGGCAAGAACACCAGCACCTACACCTACGACTTCCGCACCACCCGGGTGCAGAAGTTCACCTGGAACGCCGACGGCACGCCGAACTTCGGCCGTCCCCTGGCCGCCGGCGCCACCCAGCAGCTCCCGTCCGGCGACCCGGGCGCCGCCACCTCGGTGATCAACGACTTCGACGCGCAGGTCACGTACGCGGGCACGTGGCAGTCCGGCTCCGGCTGCGGCAACCAGTGCTTCTGGAGCAACGACCACTGGAGCGGCCAGGCCGGCGCGACGGCGACGGTCACCTTCACCGGCAGCCGCGTGGCCCTGCTCAGCGTGCGCGACCGGGGCAACGGCATCGCCGCCATCTCCATCGACGGCGGCCCCGAGCAGCGCGTCGACTACTACAGCGCCATCCGGGTGGGCGAGCAGCTCAACTACCTGAGCCCCGTCCTGCCGCGCGGGCAGCACACGCTGCGCGTACGGGTGACGGGCGAGCGCAACCCCGCGTCGGGCAGCACGGTGATCAGCATGGACCGGATCGAGGTGTTCTAG
- the coaE gene encoding dephospho-CoA kinase, translating to MLKIGLTGGIGSGKSEVARRLSAAGAMVIDADKIAREVVEPGTPGLARVVATFGEEVLRPDGSLNREKLGSLVFADSERLAALNAIVHPLVGERVAELQRAAADDTILVYDVPLLVENNLAPMYDVVIVVDAPDGLRIRRLAEHRGMPEADAKARIAAQATREERLAAADFVIPNDGSLEELDARVAEVWQELLGRAARG from the coding sequence GTGCTGAAGATCGGACTGACCGGCGGCATCGGCTCCGGCAAGAGCGAGGTGGCCAGGCGGCTGTCGGCCGCGGGCGCCATGGTGATCGACGCAGACAAGATCGCGCGTGAGGTGGTGGAGCCGGGCACACCGGGCCTGGCGCGGGTGGTGGCCACGTTCGGGGAGGAGGTGCTCCGGCCGGACGGCTCGCTCAACAGGGAGAAGCTGGGCTCGCTGGTGTTCGCCGACTCCGAGCGGCTGGCGGCGCTGAACGCGATCGTGCACCCGCTCGTCGGGGAGCGGGTGGCGGAGCTGCAGCGGGCCGCCGCCGACGACACCATCCTGGTCTACGACGTGCCGCTGCTGGTGGAGAACAACCTGGCCCCCATGTACGACGTCGTCATCGTCGTCGACGCCCCCGACGGCCTGCGCATCAGGCGGCTGGCCGAGCACCGCGGCATGCCGGAGGCCGACGCCAAGGCCCGCATCGCCGCCCAGGCGACCCGCGAGGAACGGCTGGCGGCGGCCGACTTCGTGATCCCGAACGACGGCTCGCTGGAGGAGCTGGACGCGCGGGTGGCGGAGGTCTGGCAGGAGCTGCTCGGGCGCGCCGCCCGCGGCTGA
- a CDS encoding GNAT family N-acetyltransferase: MIERAEPADAGEILTLQRAAYLSEAQLYGDPYIPPLVESLEQVRKVVEDALVLKALDGTRIVGAVRGRLSGATCLVGRLVVAPDRQGQGVGTALLRALHEALPEAEAFDLFTGHLSEGNLRLYRRLGYRETSRERMDDHLTVVYLRRTPDRSPPPR, encoded by the coding sequence GTGATCGAACGAGCCGAGCCCGCGGACGCGGGCGAGATCCTCACCCTGCAGCGCGCGGCCTACCTCAGCGAGGCCCAGCTCTACGGCGATCCGTACATCCCGCCGCTCGTCGAGTCGCTGGAGCAGGTGCGCAAGGTCGTCGAGGACGCGCTGGTGCTCAAGGCGCTCGACGGCACGCGGATCGTCGGCGCCGTACGCGGCCGGCTGTCCGGCGCCACCTGCCTGGTGGGCCGCCTGGTCGTCGCCCCCGACCGGCAGGGTCAGGGCGTGGGCACGGCCCTGCTGCGCGCCCTGCACGAGGCGCTGCCGGAGGCCGAGGCGTTCGACCTGTTCACGGGCCACCTGTCGGAGGGGAACCTGCGGCTCTACCGCCGGCTGGGCTATCGGGAGACGAGCCGCGAGCGGATGGACGATCACCTGACGGTGGTGTACCTGCGTAGGACGCCAGATCGATCCCCTCCTCCGCGATGA
- a CDS encoding alpha/beta hydrolase gives MVQRVIRAAAVLAAAVCASVPGVPAAVSASVPGVPAPVQVGWWGCGDGLECAKLSVPVDWARPRGPRTEIDLARMPARDPARGLGPLVVSTGAESTVQGVRARPDAVSELARWFDVVFVEPRGIGDRGSAATVRCSVPQPDPRRLQLTPGPAAWRAHARDNAAYDRSCRIAAGPAYAGLTSWQVAHDLDAVRAALGQPRLRYFGNAYGAVFGQAYLELFPRRVERMYLEGVPDHGQPGVGRRLIAHARAAERQLTAFRDWCAGRLGCPLGGDDAVKVLDGLLERAPLPAAPGQALDSRGIVVAVLAGLVPQRWPELARALSAADAGDASALAAMAAPGRPVAPATVTRSLHCHDFMPAVPGYRRFLAMESRLRELAPRVGWLTGRYEVGRCLGITGRPSWPPRPAALGNGLPTAARGGGEPSAGAAARAVRGPAVLVGIGRLDLESPASGAARVAGRIPGAAVLRHGDGHGAYLHQGTAKLRATCLRSRVHDFLVNGTPPRARTRCPGELTAVR, from the coding sequence ATGGTTCAGCGGGTGATCCGGGCGGCGGCCGTGCTGGCGGCGGCGGTCTGTGCCTCCGTACCCGGCGTTCCGGCGGCCGTCTCCGCCTCCGTCCCGGGTGTACCGGCACCGGTCCAGGTGGGGTGGTGGGGGTGCGGGGACGGGCTGGAGTGCGCGAAGTTGTCCGTGCCCGTCGACTGGGCCAGGCCGCGCGGGCCGCGTACCGAGATCGACCTGGCGCGGATGCCCGCCCGGGACCCGGCCCGCGGCCTCGGCCCGCTGGTCGTCAGCACCGGCGCCGAGTCCACCGTCCAGGGCGTGCGGGCGCGGCCCGACGCCGTGAGCGAGCTGGCCCGCTGGTTCGACGTGGTGTTCGTCGAGCCGCGCGGGATCGGTGACCGGGGGAGCGCCGCCACCGTACGCTGCTCGGTGCCCCAGCCCGACCCCCGCCGGCTCCAGCTCACCCCCGGGCCGGCCGCCTGGCGGGCCCACGCCCGCGACAACGCCGCCTACGACCGGAGCTGCCGGATCGCCGCCGGGCCCGCCTACGCGGGCCTCACGTCCTGGCAGGTGGCCCACGACCTCGACGCCGTACGCGCCGCGCTCGGGCAGCCGCGGCTGCGGTACTTCGGGAACGCCTACGGGGCCGTGTTCGGGCAGGCCTACCTGGAGCTGTTCCCGAGGCGGGTGGAGCGGATGTACCTGGAGGGGGTGCCCGACCACGGGCAGCCCGGCGTGGGGCGGCGGCTGATCGCGCACGCGCGGGCGGCCGAGCGGCAGCTCACCGCCTTCCGCGACTGGTGCGCGGGGCGGCTGGGCTGTCCCCTCGGAGGGGACGACGCCGTGAAGGTCCTCGACGGCCTGCTCGAACGCGCTCCCCTGCCCGCCGCCCCCGGGCAGGCGTTGGACTCGCGGGGGATCGTGGTCGCCGTGCTGGCCGGGCTCGTTCCGCAGCGGTGGCCCGAGCTGGCCCGGGCCCTGTCGGCGGCCGACGCGGGCGATGCGAGCGCGCTGGCGGCTATGGCGGCCCCCGGGCGGCCCGTGGCCCCCGCGACGGTGACGCGGTCGCTGCACTGCCACGACTTCATGCCCGCCGTGCCCGGGTACCGGCGGTTCCTGGCGATGGAGTCGCGCCTGCGGGAGCTCGCGCCGCGGGTCGGGTGGCTGACCGGCCGGTACGAGGTCGGCCGCTGCCTGGGCATCACGGGCCGCCCGAGCTGGCCACCACGCCCGGCCGCGCTCGGCAACGGCCTCCCCACGGCGGCGCGGGGCGGCGGAGAGCCGTCCGCGGGCGCCGCGGCGCGGGCCGTGAGGGGCCCGGCGGTGCTGGTCGGGATCGGGCGGCTGGACCTCGAGAGCCCCGCCTCCGGCGCCGCACGGGTGGCCGGCCGGATCCCGGGGGCCGCGGTGCTCCGGCACGGGGACGGGCACGGCGCGTACCTGCACCAGGGCACCGCCAAGCTGCGCGCCACCTGCCTGCGCTCCCGCGTGCACGACTTCCTCGTCAACGGCACCCCGCCCCGGGCCCGTACGCGCTGCCCCGGAGAGCTGACGGCCGTGAGATAG